A single Muntiacus reevesi chromosome 9, mMunRee1.1, whole genome shotgun sequence DNA region contains:
- the LOC136174578 gene encoding olfactory receptor 5B12-like: protein MENSTEVTEFILAGITDDPQLQIPLFLVFTLIYLLTLVGNLGVVTLILLDSRLHTPMYFFLSHLALADFGYSTAVTPKVMAGFLIGDKVISYNACAAQFFFFVGFLVVETFLLSSMAYDRHAAVCKPLHYTTIMTPRVCAWMVVGCYVFGLLEASMHTWNTFSLSFCRSNVVDHFFCDVTPVLALSCSESNRSEMVYFILAGFNIIFTIMVILVSYLFIFVTILRVRSSEGRQKAFSTCASHLSSISIFYGAGAFMYLQPSSHHSMGTDKMASVFYAIVIPMLNPLIYSLRNREVKGVLTKAVGTLRTSLWLLGVRMRGKG, encoded by the coding sequence atggagaacagtacagaggtgACTGAGTTCATTCTTGCTGGGATAACTGATGACCCACAACTGCAGATCCCACTCTTTCTAGTGTTCACACTCATCTACCTCCTCACTCTGGTTGGGAACCTGGGGGTGGTCACGCTGATCCTGCTGGACTCTcgtctccacacccccatgtacttcttcctcagccacCTCGCGCTGGCGGACTTCGGTTACTCCACAGCCGTCACTCCCAAAGTGATGGCAGGATTCCTCATTGGAGACAAGGTCATTTCCTACAATGCTTGTGCcgctcagtttttcttttttgttggctTTCTTGTTGTGGAGACTTTTCTCTTGTCCTCAATGGCCTATGACCGTCATGCAGCGGTGTGTAAACCCCTCCATTACACCACCATCATGACACCAAGGGTGTGCGCCTGGATGGTCGTAGGGTGCTATGTCTTTGGCCTTCTCGAGGCCTCCATGCACACTTGGAACACATTCAGTCTCTCTTTCTGCAGATCCAATGTGGTTGatcactttttctgtgatgttACTCCCGTCCTGGCTCTCTCATGCTCAGAAAGCAACAGAAGCGAGATGGTATATTTTATTCTGGCAGGATTCaatatcatctttactatcatggTCATCCTGGTCTCTTACCTGTTTATCTTTGTCACCATTCTGAGGGTGCGCTCATCTGAAGGACGCCAGAAGGCCTTTTCCACCTGTGCTTCCCACCTCAGTTCCATCTCCATCTTCTATGGGGCAGGCGCCTTCATGTACCTGCAGCCCAGCTCCCACCACTCCATGGGCACAGACAAGATGGCATCTGTGTTCTATGCCATAGTCATCCCCATGCTGAATCCACtgatctacagcctgaggaacagagAGGTCAAGGGTGTCTTAACAAAGGCTGTGGGGACTTTGAGAACGAGCTTGTGGTTGCTGGGGGTGAGGATGAGGGGGAAGGGATAA